One window of Paenibacillus sp. FSL K6-3182 genomic DNA carries:
- a CDS encoding histidine kinase: MKLVWSALICFVIPLAVIYLVTNYLTKDIILDKVVMNAEDSLKVAKSEINSVFEQTLNLSNFVLMNAEIRQMLMVNKAELALQKQKQEYAVNFSKLSRILDDLFIQKNDFQVTILGVKEPFYTNYSHSDLNPRLWYERKWFHQLNELPIFSTYWLGEQIQTEKMTTNYVTMGRPIKKTASIPIGYMIVNINERLIRPYLTTNENQEMFLLDSNGVVISQANPSKIGEKLLWWKPEGMGRTIEIERKKYVYVEQKLESNDWRVVSLIPMSAAIDKNKQVLFVSFIVQALFFSLFFVLLTIRISALTKPIRDLSVFVTKIGRGQLDERNNIRGHNEVGHLAKTIDFMLDRIQEMFEQITLEQAKKRKAELEMLQAQINPHFMFNLLNSIRLNILIQGDQENAELIKSLSSLLRMTINRDNEFIPLDEEGDTVLHYVKLMNFRHANQVRVAYKFEAGCEQALVPRFMIQPLIENAIIHGFEQFDGEIFIDANKEHDNGRELLRIVVRDNGIGMTKDKLKELQVKSEDIRDPQESENKSFSGIGVKNVFQRLRLVYGEYVKTTIESESGVGTKITLIFPFECKRAGAQHVDGNSSG; this comes from the coding sequence ATGAAATTAGTTTGGTCAGCATTGATTTGTTTTGTCATTCCGCTTGCTGTTATTTACCTCGTCACCAACTATTTAACGAAAGATATTATTTTGGACAAAGTGGTCATGAATGCGGAAGACTCGCTCAAGGTTGCTAAATCAGAAATTAACAGCGTGTTTGAGCAGACATTGAATTTATCGAATTTTGTGTTAATGAACGCTGAAATACGTCAAATGCTAATGGTCAACAAAGCTGAATTAGCGCTGCAGAAGCAAAAGCAGGAATATGCGGTTAATTTCAGTAAGCTGTCACGAATTTTGGATGATCTTTTTATTCAAAAAAATGATTTTCAAGTTACGATTTTAGGGGTGAAGGAACCCTTTTATACAAACTATTCACACAGTGATTTGAACCCGAGATTGTGGTATGAGAGAAAATGGTTTCATCAATTAAATGAGCTGCCGATATTTTCTACCTATTGGCTTGGCGAACAAATTCAAACAGAAAAGATGACGACAAATTACGTAACGATGGGAAGACCGATCAAGAAGACGGCAAGTATTCCAATTGGCTATATGATCGTTAATATAAATGAGCGCTTAATACGCCCCTATCTTACAACAAACGAAAATCAGGAAATGTTTTTGTTAGACTCAAACGGCGTCGTGATCTCGCAAGCGAACCCATCCAAAATAGGAGAAAAGCTGCTTTGGTGGAAGCCGGAGGGGATGGGCCGAACGATCGAAATCGAAAGAAAAAAATATGTTTATGTCGAGCAAAAATTAGAGAGCAACGATTGGCGAGTCGTTAGCCTTATTCCAATGTCCGCAGCCATTGATAAGAACAAACAGGTGTTGTTCGTTAGCTTCATCGTTCAAGCCTTGTTCTTCTCGTTATTTTTTGTGCTGTTGACGATCCGAATATCTGCATTAACGAAGCCTATTCGTGATTTAAGCGTGTTTGTTACGAAAATTGGACGTGGCCAGCTCGACGAGCGCAATAATATACGCGGGCATAATGAAGTTGGCCATTTAGCGAAGACGATAGATTTTATGCTGGATCGCATTCAAGAGATGTTTGAGCAAATTACATTAGAACAGGCAAAAAAACGAAAAGCGGAGCTTGAAATGCTTCAGGCTCAAATTAATCCGCATTTTATGTTTAACCTGCTCAATTCGATAAGGCTCAATATATTGATTCAAGGGGATCAGGAGAATGCGGAATTAATCAAATCGCTTTCCTCTTTATTGCGAATGACGATTAATCGGGATAATGAGTTTATTCCTCTGGATGAAGAGGGAGACACCGTGCTCCATTATGTGAAGCTTATGAATTTCCGACATGCCAATCAGGTAAGAGTCGCTTATAAATTTGAGGCTGGCTGCGAGCAAGCATTGGTTCCGCGATTCATGATTCAACCGTTAATAGAGAATGCGATCATTCATGGATTCGAACAATTTGACGGTGAAATATTTATCGATGCGAACAAAGAGCATGACAATGGACGTGAGCTGCTTCGAATTGTGGTGCGAGATAACGGAATTGGAATGACTAAAGATAAGCTGAAAGAGCTTCAAGTGAAAAGTGAGGATATACGCGACCCGCAGGAAAGCGAAAATAAAAGCTTTTCGGGCATCGGCGTAAAAAATGTGTTTCAGAGGTTGCGGCTCGTTTATGGAGAGTATGTCAAAACCACAATTGAAAGCGAGTCAGGTGTCGGAACGAAGATAACATTAATATTCCCATTCGAGTGTAAGAGAGCAGGTGCGCAGCATGTTGACGGCAATTCTAGTGGATGA
- a CDS encoding extracellular solute-binding protein: MKKRLSMMLLGLAVFASACSGGNNGGNSNAGGATNATNAPKEPAAEQVTLKLSTWQTDGKAKWTEVISAFEEKHPNIKVELDLLNEKGDSIASMQKLDLMAASNDQLDIIELPYTNYSQRADIGLLEPLDSYIEKDGYKYEDEYLVDTKVNDKIYALPSSMQRWFVLLNKEMLDEAGLPVPTDWTWKEFMEYAQKLTKGEGTTKRYGAYLHNWPDYFQLQMMSKPSENTFLKADGTSNATDPVLKANLEMMKKMMYEDKSANMYEDIISQKLAYRNQYFNGLAAMLPMGDWMVAESGGTDAIPANFVTAFAPLPKLDGESKHYSPVQPTYMGVAAKSKNKEAAYTFVRWYTSEGLAVSGRVFSGWAKSDSSKLIDTIVAAAKDPSKIDVESLKYTMSTTVPGNAPVPAKYADEAKNTVIPEAELYILGKQDVDTTIANIDKNIAEVVKNNGN; the protein is encoded by the coding sequence ATGAAAAAGAGATTATCGATGATGTTATTGGGGTTAGCAGTATTCGCATCGGCTTGTTCCGGGGGCAATAATGGTGGAAATTCAAATGCTGGCGGCGCGACAAACGCGACTAATGCTCCAAAAGAGCCAGCAGCAGAGCAAGTAACACTGAAGCTAAGCACGTGGCAAACGGACGGCAAGGCAAAGTGGACGGAGGTTATTTCGGCTTTTGAAGAAAAACATCCGAATATTAAGGTAGAACTTGACCTCTTGAATGAAAAAGGTGATTCCATTGCTTCCATGCAAAAGCTGGATCTAATGGCTGCATCCAATGATCAGCTTGATATTATCGAATTGCCTTACACGAACTATTCACAGCGCGCCGATATTGGATTGCTGGAGCCTTTGGATAGCTATATCGAAAAGGATGGCTATAAATATGAAGACGAGTACCTGGTAGACACGAAGGTAAACGATAAAATTTACGCTCTGCCTTCCTCCATGCAGCGTTGGTTCGTGCTACTAAATAAAGAAATGCTCGACGAGGCTGGATTGCCCGTTCCAACGGACTGGACTTGGAAAGAGTTTATGGAATATGCGCAAAAACTAACGAAGGGCGAAGGAACAACGAAACGTTACGGAGCTTATTTGCATAACTGGCCGGATTACTTCCAACTGCAAATGATGAGCAAGCCTTCGGAAAATACATTCCTGAAAGCGGACGGCACATCCAATGCGACGGACCCTGTGCTTAAAGCAAACTTGGAAATGATGAAAAAAATGATGTACGAAGACAAGAGCGCTAATATGTACGAGGATATTATTTCGCAAAAGCTTGCTTACCGCAACCAATATTTCAACGGTCTAGCTGCAATGCTGCCGATGGGTGACTGGATGGTAGCTGAGTCCGGAGGTACGGATGCCATTCCAGCTAATTTCGTAACTGCATTCGCACCGCTTCCGAAATTGGATGGCGAAAGCAAACATTATTCCCCAGTACAACCGACTTATATGGGAGTAGCAGCGAAATCGAAAAATAAAGAAGCGGCTTATACCTTTGTAAGATGGTATACCTCTGAAGGCCTTGCTGTCAGCGGCCGTGTATTCTCCGGCTGGGCGAAGTCTGATTCCAGCAAGCTTATCGATACCATTGTGGCGGCTGCAAAAGATCCTTCAAAAATCGATGTTGAGTCATTGAAATATACGATGAGCACTACGGTTCCAGGAAATGCGCCAGTACCTGCCAAATATGCAGATGAAGCTAAAAATACAGTTATTCCAGAAGCGGAATTGTATATCTTAGGCAAACAAGACGTGGATACAACGATTGCGAACATTGATAAAAATATCGCAGAGGTTGTTAAGAATAACGGAAATTAA
- a CDS encoding carbohydrate ABC transporter permease: protein MKNVNVSKIVWTIIMAAFGMMSLLPFLWMLTTSFKPEADVFNFPIEWIPTKWHLIENYKQVWTGGFLRYYTNSIYITLTTTVINVFVCALAAFGFSKLRFRGRDTMFLLVLALYMVPPQASLVPQFLLFNWLNLIDTHIGLILINSFSIIGAFMLRQFFMGVNNEYMESARMDGAGHFRSFFQIALPLIRPGLATYAILRFIWTWNDYQYPLIFLKSKDLFTIQLGIRLFGDQYGDIYSLMMAGAVSAIVPLLIIFAIGQKQVIEGISLGGVKG from the coding sequence ATGAAAAATGTGAATGTGTCCAAAATCGTATGGACAATTATTATGGCAGCCTTCGGCATGATGTCGCTGCTCCCATTCTTGTGGATGCTGACCACCTCATTCAAACCGGAAGCAGATGTATTCAACTTTCCAATTGAATGGATTCCAACGAAGTGGCATCTGATCGAAAATTACAAACAAGTGTGGACAGGAGGGTTTCTCCGGTATTACACGAACTCCATATACATTACTTTAACGACAACCGTGATTAATGTATTCGTGTGTGCGCTGGCAGCGTTCGGTTTCTCTAAACTGCGTTTCCGAGGCAGAGACACGATGTTCCTTCTTGTTCTTGCCTTATATATGGTGCCGCCACAAGCGTCGTTGGTACCGCAATTTTTATTGTTCAACTGGTTGAACCTCATCGATACGCATATTGGTCTTATTCTTATTAACAGCTTTAGTATTATTGGAGCGTTTATGCTCAGACAATTTTTTATGGGCGTAAATAATGAATATATGGAATCGGCGCGTATGGATGGTGCAGGCCATTTTCGTTCCTTTTTTCAAATTGCGCTGCCGCTCATTCGTCCGGGTCTAGCGACCTACGCGATTCTGCGATTTATATGGACATGGAATGATTACCAGTATCCGCTTATCTTTTTGAAGTCGAAGGATCTATTTACGATTCAGCTGGGCATTAGGCTTTTTGGAGACCAATATGGTGATATCTACTCCCTTATGATGGCTGGCGCTGTATCGGCGATCGTTCCTTTGCTCATTATTTTTGCGATTGGTCAAAAACAGGTTATCGAAGGCATTTCTCTTGGTGGTGTAAAAGGGTAA
- a CDS encoding sugar ABC transporter permease: MRQKKTLVQLSMGAREQIAGYLFVAPLMIGLVVLTLIPVLGSLLLSFTSWNFVAGIDAIKFVGFDNFERLFNDSVFMKSLINNLIFIITVPITIILALVLSIIIDKHVYLKDMFKVVYFLPYISSVVAVAMVWQVLFHPSYGPVNNFLISIGFENPPKWLADIDYAMPSLMMIQIWILLGYNIIIFIAGLQGIPKDLYEAADIDGANTWTKFRKITVPCISPTTFFLLVTGIIGTFKIFDLIQVLTQGGPANSTTVIVYELYDTAFNQLKTGYASSMALVLFVICLAITGLQMLAQKKWVNY, encoded by the coding sequence TTAATGATCGGACTCGTTGTACTTACATTGATTCCTGTATTAGGATCACTGCTGCTTAGCTTTACGAGTTGGAATTTTGTTGCGGGAATTGATGCAATAAAATTTGTAGGTTTTGATAATTTTGAACGGCTGTTTAATGACTCTGTTTTTATGAAAAGTTTAATAAACAATCTCATCTTCATTATTACGGTGCCCATTACGATCATACTGGCATTGGTGCTGTCGATCATTATTGATAAGCATGTGTACTTGAAGGATATGTTTAAAGTGGTTTACTTTTTACCGTACATTTCTAGTGTTGTTGCTGTAGCTATGGTATGGCAGGTGCTCTTCCATCCTTCGTATGGACCGGTAAACAATTTCTTAATTTCAATCGGATTCGAGAATCCACCAAAGTGGCTGGCCGATATCGACTATGCGATGCCATCGTTGATGATGATTCAAATTTGGATTCTGCTCGGCTATAACATTATTATTTTCATAGCTGGCTTGCAGGGCATACCGAAAGATCTTTATGAAGCAGCTGACATTGACGGCGCGAATACTTGGACTAAATTCCGTAAAATTACGGTGCCTTGCATATCGCCAACTACGTTCTTCCTGCTCGTAACTGGTATTATTGGTACTTTCAAAATTTTCGATTTGATTCAAGTGTTAACACAGGGCGGTCCCGCCAACTCAACGACCGTTATCGTATATGAATTATATGACACAGCATTCAATCAATTGAAAACAGGCTACGCATCGAGTATGGCTCTCGTACTTTTTGTCATTTGCCTAGCTATAACGGGCTTGCAAATGCTCGCACAAAAAAAATGGGTGAACTATTAA